The following are encoded together in the Magnetospirillum gryphiswaldense MSR-1 v2 genome:
- a CDS encoding putative bifunctional diguanylate cyclase/phosphodiesterase: MNVRAVLSRLPVAAQVIVALFILGLGSHAAVFGMSVWDALRRAQHEAIIDLRGQLHLAQGLAGHLVDENHRDELAVLLKSLAILAHDDVALLVNDEGHVVENSDAELSRHLLDTPWFRRLTLSEVNSVTVKSWTDDHVYGVAPICKVVPGTISERKCVYLLVEHGTAWRLSAATFAELKRSAAVLGINVLFSLLCWWIINEAVAKPSQRIIKSILRFRGGDRTARCTLAGSDELAGISLAIDKAFETITDQQQDLQLLETAVSQSPAAIVLIDAEGIVQFRNRAHQRIHGPDESAITALLQDGRLRSEAWSGEFFDEKASRWLRAVVSPIEDDAGQITHNLIITEDITDQKGYEAALFRKETVDDLTGLPNRDFGRERLRQVLGGGTMTAVIYLDIDGLTRVNETFGYECGNEVIKAVAQRLQELFPPPAMVCRQAGDEFLLVLPGLGIASEAEIQAARALRECSALYSVAGSMITLTLRAGVAVFPRDGSDAASLIDDAYSAAIRARETGGGTYRLFNRTLDEQVKRQFELDNDLRQAVARDELRLFAQAYVTPADGIVRGAEALVRWERDGALVSPGEFIPLAERNGAIVPISEWIVENAAKASSAMSDHLGFPVPISVNISAVEFRSTGLLSRLEGIRELYPLAAIEIEVTEGVFAGDMKTAGAYLKTIDEMGFPLAIDDFGTGYSSLSYLRDFPFSKLKIDRSFIVDMVERPRHRDIVAATVALAHHLGLVVTAEGVEDQAQNDLLKAMGVDYIQGYLFHKPAPIELFEDLIRRKRYEGQS; the protein is encoded by the coding sequence ATGAACGTTCGTGCGGTTCTGTCCCGTCTCCCCGTAGCCGCTCAGGTAATTGTTGCGCTGTTCATACTGGGGCTGGGCAGCCACGCCGCGGTGTTTGGAATGTCGGTGTGGGATGCTCTCCGACGCGCACAGCACGAAGCAATTATCGATCTTCGAGGACAACTTCATCTTGCTCAAGGGCTGGCGGGCCACCTCGTGGATGAAAATCACCGGGATGAGCTCGCTGTCTTGCTCAAATCTCTGGCCATATTGGCCCATGACGATGTTGCGCTGCTGGTAAACGATGAAGGCCACGTAGTGGAAAATTCTGACGCTGAGCTTTCCCGACATTTGCTCGACACGCCTTGGTTCCGCCGCCTTACCCTGTCAGAAGTTAATTCTGTTACGGTTAAATCGTGGACAGATGATCACGTTTATGGCGTGGCGCCAATTTGTAAAGTCGTACCGGGCACCATCTCGGAGCGTAAATGTGTGTATCTGCTAGTTGAACATGGAACTGCGTGGCGCTTATCCGCCGCTACGTTTGCCGAACTTAAACGCAGTGCGGCAGTGCTCGGAATAAATGTTCTCTTTTCTCTCCTCTGCTGGTGGATCATCAATGAGGCCGTGGCAAAGCCCAGCCAGAGGATTATTAAATCGATTTTACGCTTCCGTGGCGGTGATCGGACGGCACGCTGCACCTTAGCCGGTTCTGATGAGTTAGCAGGAATTTCGTTGGCAATTGATAAGGCCTTTGAGACCATTACAGATCAACAGCAGGACCTCCAGCTTCTTGAAACCGCCGTTAGCCAAAGTCCGGCGGCAATTGTCCTCATTGACGCTGAAGGTATTGTTCAGTTTCGGAATAGGGCCCATCAGCGCATCCACGGACCGGATGAGTCAGCCATAACCGCATTGCTTCAAGACGGAAGGCTCCGATCCGAGGCATGGTCGGGGGAGTTTTTTGACGAGAAGGCGAGTCGATGGTTGAGAGCGGTGGTCTCCCCTATCGAGGACGACGCAGGGCAAATCACTCACAACCTAATCATCACCGAGGACATTACCGACCAGAAAGGGTATGAAGCAGCACTCTTCCGAAAGGAGACCGTGGACGATTTGACGGGGCTCCCGAACCGTGACTTCGGGCGCGAGCGACTTCGTCAGGTCCTTGGTGGCGGCACCATGACGGCAGTTATCTATCTCGACATCGACGGGCTGACACGAGTCAACGAGACATTTGGCTACGAGTGTGGCAACGAAGTAATTAAAGCCGTTGCACAGCGTCTTCAGGAACTGTTTCCTCCGCCCGCCATGGTCTGTCGCCAGGCTGGAGACGAGTTCCTCCTCGTCCTTCCTGGCCTGGGTATCGCTAGTGAGGCAGAAATTCAAGCGGCCCGAGCTTTGCGCGAATGCAGTGCACTATACTCCGTGGCAGGGTCAATGATTACGTTGACCCTTCGGGCTGGTGTGGCGGTGTTCCCACGCGATGGCAGCGATGCGGCAAGTCTTATCGATGACGCCTATTCTGCTGCAATTAGGGCGCGTGAAACCGGCGGCGGCACCTATCGCCTGTTTAATCGGACTCTCGACGAACAGGTCAAACGCCAATTCGAACTTGATAACGACCTGCGCCAAGCGGTGGCACGTGATGAACTGCGCCTGTTCGCTCAGGCGTATGTCACTCCGGCCGATGGGATTGTGCGCGGAGCGGAAGCTTTGGTGCGCTGGGAGCGAGATGGCGCACTCGTCTCGCCGGGAGAATTCATCCCTCTCGCCGAGCGCAACGGAGCCATTGTCCCGATCAGCGAGTGGATCGTCGAAAATGCTGCGAAAGCATCGTCTGCAATGTCGGATCACCTCGGCTTTCCGGTGCCCATCTCAGTGAACATCAGTGCCGTGGAATTCCGCAGCACGGGCCTGCTATCGCGTCTTGAAGGCATTCGGGAACTCTATCCCCTGGCGGCCATTGAAATCGAGGTCACCGAGGGGGTATTTGCCGGGGATATGAAGACCGCTGGAGCCTATCTTAAGACCATTGATGAAATGGGCTTCCCGCTGGCAATCGACGATTTCGGCACCGGATATTCATCACTCAGCTATCTTCGGGACTTTCCCTTCTCAAAGCTTAAGATCGATCGAAGTTTTATAGTTGATATGGTTGAACGCCCCCGCCACCGCGATATTGTCGCGGCAACTGTGGCTTTGGCCCATCACTTGGGGCTCGTTGTTACTGCCGAGGGGGTTGAAGACCAAGCCCAAAATGACCTGCTCAAAGCCATGGGGGTCGATTACATCCAAGGGTATTTATTCCACAAACCGGCTCCGATAGAGCTGTTTGAGGACCTGATTAGGCGGAAACGTTACGAAGGCCAATCCTGA
- a CDS encoding PAS domain S-box protein produces the protein MTRAVVTIVPDSPVAAALAIMGERRISCLVVAEGRRPIGILTERDLVRRYGGVALADGEQEVRSIMTPSPVTVPPDIDQFAAFKMMKTGRFRHLVVVDDGGDLLGIVTETDFVHHLGVDFYLRPKDVLSVMAPAVTVDSDCPLADAIARLARRDTFCVIVTQDGKAAGILTERDIVRLLCLPQGDGSAPTASQVMSAPLRSIPAEASLLEAAATLRQAKLRHLVVLDDDGQAIGVVGEHEIVKGLESGYVVHLERIIAERNAALAALAEANAALHASAREARFAMLVTERMADATVWISPDGRHLYSNRAWSELSGFSAEETRKKFVWDFTPNFLREDWLAHWQALRSQGTLAFEAVLINRDGASIPCEVVANHIVFEGEEYNVGIIRDLRDRRILEQELRARVDDLRLAQQVARIGSWRLNAETGQLSWSDETHRMFGVAPGTPLTYELFLASVHPDDRAMIDQAWNNAQAGAPYDIVHRIVTGGDVRWVHEQASLEFDGDGRLLGGIGTVQDVTDQRLLLDARHASEERLRLVLEVTADGIWDWDLVADRAELNDRYYELLGYARGEFEPGRASLPRLFHPDDLPGILDTLAANIDGSVSSYDNEVRMVTKAGEVKWVHVRGRIVERDATGRGTRMVGSVTDITARKVLERGMREREAFYRAAIETTADGFWLCDLDGRILEVNSAYAEMSGYTVDELCRMSIADLDAEETASDVRTQLATIIAGGGAVFERRHRRKDGSLWDVEVCTLFSDIEDGRCFAFLRDLAIRRRAEALLKARLRLSDIGRGGNIDALMTEVLDTAERLTASAIGFFHFVDDDQSGLTLQAWSTNTLANICRAEAKGQHYAVTEAGIWADCLRQGRAIICNDYAALPTKHCLPDGHAPVTRLLSVPVPGETGFQAVIGVGNKSADYDADDLAIVAELAGIAMDVVNWVRAEGRLRESEFFLRETQRVGKLGGWKANPETGMLMWTDEVYAMVEEPLPSRPELAAGIDYYLPQYREPLRQTLRRAFDRREPFQMELELLSRTGRHRWVELRGAPNATESKPDYLVGTILDISERKEAEARLLRTIDELTRSNSELERFAYVASHDLQEPLRNVVAFCQLLERQMQGRIEAEERETLEIIVGGARRMRDLVHDLLEYSCAGHFEAERELVKLPDLVAVATANLQSAIAESGAEVECDADVEMSVVELPMMQVFQNLISNAIKFRDPLRPLRVRIHGERVVGGIQVSVIDNGIGIEPSYLDQVFVIFKRLHRPSDIPGTGLGLAICRRIVENHGGRIWAASEGARKGTTIHFVLPADGSAV, from the coding sequence GACAGTCCGGTCGCCGCCGCGCTGGCGATCATGGGCGAACGGCGGATCAGTTGCCTGGTGGTTGCCGAGGGCCGCAGGCCGATCGGCATCCTGACCGAGCGCGACTTGGTGCGGCGCTATGGGGGCGTCGCCCTGGCCGACGGCGAACAGGAGGTGCGGTCGATCATGACGCCCTCGCCGGTGACGGTGCCGCCCGACATCGACCAGTTCGCCGCGTTCAAGATGATGAAGACGGGGCGGTTCCGCCATCTGGTGGTGGTCGATGACGGCGGCGACCTCCTGGGAATCGTCACCGAAACCGATTTCGTCCACCATCTTGGAGTGGACTTCTACCTGCGGCCGAAGGACGTGTTGTCGGTCATGGCCCCGGCGGTGACGGTGGACTCCGACTGCCCGCTGGCCGACGCCATCGCCCGGCTGGCCCGGCGCGACACTTTCTGCGTCATCGTCACCCAGGACGGCAAGGCCGCCGGCATTCTCACTGAACGCGACATCGTCCGCCTGCTGTGCCTGCCCCAGGGCGATGGCTCGGCCCCGACGGCCAGCCAGGTGATGAGCGCGCCGCTGCGCAGCATTCCGGCCGAGGCCAGCCTGCTGGAGGCGGCCGCGACCCTGCGCCAGGCCAAGCTGCGCCATCTGGTGGTGCTTGATGACGACGGGCAAGCGATCGGCGTGGTCGGCGAACACGAGATCGTCAAGGGGCTGGAAAGCGGGTACGTCGTCCACCTGGAACGCATCATCGCCGAGAGGAATGCCGCGCTGGCCGCCCTCGCCGAGGCCAACGCCGCTCTGCATGCCTCGGCGCGCGAGGCTCGCTTCGCCATGCTCGTCACCGAGCGCATGGCCGACGCCACCGTCTGGATTTCACCCGATGGCCGCCATCTCTATTCCAACCGGGCCTGGAGCGAGCTGTCGGGCTTCAGCGCCGAGGAGACACGGAAGAAATTCGTCTGGGATTTCACCCCCAACTTCCTGCGCGAGGACTGGCTTGCCCACTGGCAGGCCCTGCGCAGCCAGGGAACGCTGGCCTTCGAGGCGGTCCTGATAAACAGGGATGGCGCCTCGATTCCCTGCGAGGTGGTCGCCAACCACATCGTCTTTGAGGGCGAGGAATACAACGTCGGCATCATCCGCGACCTGCGTGACCGCAGGATTCTGGAACAGGAGTTGCGCGCCCGCGTGGACGATCTGCGCCTGGCGCAGCAGGTGGCCAGGATCGGCAGTTGGCGCCTGAATGCGGAGACCGGGCAGTTGTCCTGGTCCGATGAGACCCACCGGATGTTCGGTGTCGCGCCGGGCACGCCGCTGACCTACGAGCTGTTTCTGGCTTCCGTGCATCCCGACGACCGCGCCATGATCGATCAAGCCTGGAACAACGCGCAGGCCGGTGCGCCCTACGATATCGTCCACCGCATCGTCACCGGCGGCGACGTCCGCTGGGTGCACGAGCAGGCAAGCCTGGAATTCGACGGGGATGGGCGCCTGCTGGGCGGCATCGGCACCGTCCAGGACGTCACCGACCAGCGGCTGCTCCTCGATGCGCGCCACGCCAGCGAAGAGCGCCTACGCCTGGTCCTCGAAGTCACCGCCGACGGCATCTGGGACTGGGACCTGGTGGCCGACCGGGCCGAGTTGAATGACCGCTACTATGAGTTGCTCGGATATGCTCGCGGCGAGTTCGAACCCGGCCGGGCTTCGCTGCCGCGCCTGTTTCATCCCGATGACCTTCCCGGAATCCTGGATACTCTCGCTGCGAACATCGACGGCAGTGTGTCCAGTTACGACAACGAAGTCCGGATGGTGACCAAGGCCGGCGAGGTCAAATGGGTCCATGTCCGCGGCCGGATCGTGGAGCGCGACGCGACGGGCCGGGGGACCCGCATGGTCGGTTCCGTTACCGACATCACTGCCCGCAAGGTGCTGGAGCGCGGCATGCGCGAGCGCGAGGCGTTCTACCGCGCCGCCATCGAAACCACCGCCGACGGCTTCTGGCTGTGCGACCTCGACGGACGCATCCTCGAGGTCAATTCCGCCTACGCCGAAATGTCGGGCTACACGGTCGATGAACTGTGTCGGATGAGCATTGCCGACCTGGACGCCGAGGAGACCGCATCCGACGTCCGTACCCAATTGGCGACGATCATCGCCGGCGGCGGTGCGGTCTTCGAGCGCCGCCACCGGCGCAAGGACGGCTCGTTGTGGGACGTCGAAGTGTGCACCCTGTTTTCGGACATCGAGGACGGCCGCTGCTTCGCCTTCCTGCGCGACCTGGCCATCCGCCGCCGCGCCGAGGCGCTGCTGAAGGCACGGCTGCGCCTGTCCGATATCGGACGCGGCGGCAACATCGACGCACTGATGACCGAGGTGCTGGACACCGCCGAGCGCCTGACCGCCAGCGCCATCGGGTTCTTCCACTTCGTCGATGACGACCAAAGCGGCCTGACCCTGCAAGCGTGGTCCACCAACACCCTGGCCAACATATGCAGGGCCGAGGCCAAGGGCCAGCATTACGCGGTGACCGAGGCCGGCATCTGGGCCGACTGCCTGCGCCAGGGCCGAGCGATCATCTGCAACGACTACGCCGCGCTGCCAACCAAGCACTGCCTGCCCGACGGTCACGCACCGGTCACCCGCCTGCTGTCGGTGCCGGTGCCCGGCGAAACGGGCTTTCAGGCCGTCATCGGAGTCGGCAACAAGTCGGCGGACTATGACGCCGACGACCTTGCCATCGTCGCCGAGCTGGCCGGCATCGCCATGGACGTCGTCAACTGGGTGCGGGCGGAGGGGCGCCTAAGGGAGAGCGAGTTCTTCCTGCGCGAGACCCAGCGGGTGGGCAAGCTGGGCGGCTGGAAAGCCAATCCCGAGACCGGCATGCTGATGTGGACCGACGAGGTCTACGCCATGGTCGAGGAGCCGCTGCCGTCCAGGCCCGAACTTGCCGCCGGCATCGACTACTACCTGCCACAATACCGGGAGCCGTTGCGCCAGACCCTCCGACGGGCGTTCGACAGGCGGGAGCCGTTTCAGATGGAACTGGAACTACTCTCCCGCACCGGACGACATCGTTGGGTGGAACTGCGGGGCGCCCCCAACGCCACCGAGAGCAAGCCCGACTACCTGGTCGGCACCATCCTCGACATCAGCGAGCGCAAGGAGGCGGAAGCGCGGCTGCTGCGCACCATCGACGAACTCACCCGCTCCAACAGCGAACTGGAACGCTTCGCCTACGTCGCCTCGCACGATTTACAGGAGCCGCTGCGCAACGTGGTCGCCTTCTGCCAGTTGCTCGAGCGCCAGATGCAAGGGCGCATCGAGGCCGAGGAACGCGAAACGCTGGAGATCATCGTCGGTGGCGCCCGGCGCATGCGCGACCTGGTCCACGACCTGCTGGAATATTCCTGTGCCGGCCACTTCGAGGCTGAACGCGAGTTGGTCAAGCTGCCCGACCTGGTCGCCGTGGCCACGGCCAACCTGCAGAGCGCCATCGCCGAATCGGGCGCGGAGGTGGAGTGCGACGCCGACGTGGAAATGTCGGTCGTGGAACTGCCGATGATGCAGGTATTCCAGAACCTGATCTCCAACGCCATCAAGTTTCGCGACCCCCTGCGGCCCCTGCGGGTGCGCATCCACGGCGAACGGGTGGTGGGCGGCATCCAGGTGTCCGTGATCGACAACGGCATCGGCATCGAACCATCCTATCTCGACCAGGTGTTCGTGATCTTCAAGCGCCTGCACCGCCCCAGCGACATTCCCGGTACCGGCCTCGGCCTTGCCATCTGCCGCCGCATCGTCGAGAACCACGGCGGTCGAATCTGGGCCGCATCCGAGGGGGCGAGAAAGGGAACTACAATCCATTTTGTTCTGCCTGCGGATGGCAGTGCCGTATGA
- a CDS encoding ABC transporter substrate-binding protein: MGLLRRILVYRWERIFVVFSACAAAAFFAIAFGLRIPGPPFRVGINPWLGYEPLLIARDTLALDPKIVRVVDMSSTTETIRALQNGILDAAALTLDEVLLLQHSGTNIRILLVADISNGADAVVFNPKATDVIGIKGARIAFEGKALGAYMAARMLEKMSLAPSDVQLIEAPIDRQERLYVSGEVDGVITFDPIRTKLLTLGARQIFSSRDIPNEILDVVVVRDQALQTDPAAIKHLRDAWEFGRKKLVTLDPAMTVGVTKRTGLSESELRTALKDIAFPNVKESEALILGADQRLAETSLKLWQIMQSYGIAPSGAPTPKISGEVRR; the protein is encoded by the coding sequence GTGGGTCTGCTGCGAAGAATATTGGTATACCGGTGGGAGAGAATCTTCGTTGTTTTCTCTGCCTGCGCTGCTGCAGCCTTCTTCGCCATTGCGTTTGGACTAAGGATTCCTGGGCCACCGTTTCGCGTCGGCATAAACCCATGGCTCGGCTACGAACCCCTTCTTATCGCCCGAGATACCTTGGCGCTTGATCCCAAAATAGTCCGGGTCGTGGATATGTCTTCGACCACAGAAACTATCCGTGCGCTCCAAAATGGGATCCTCGATGCGGCCGCGCTTACCCTTGACGAGGTACTGCTGCTTCAGCATTCCGGAACCAACATCCGCATTCTGCTGGTCGCGGACATATCAAACGGCGCTGATGCCGTGGTCTTCAATCCCAAGGCCACAGATGTAATAGGCATCAAAGGTGCAAGGATAGCGTTCGAGGGCAAGGCATTGGGCGCCTACATGGCAGCACGCATGCTGGAAAAGATGTCCCTGGCCCCGAGTGACGTGCAATTGATCGAAGCGCCGATTGACCGACAAGAACGGCTCTATGTCAGCGGCGAGGTTGACGGGGTGATCACCTTTGACCCTATCCGCACTAAGCTTCTCACGTTAGGCGCCCGGCAAATTTTTTCCTCAAGGGATATTCCCAACGAAATCCTCGATGTTGTGGTGGTCAGGGATCAGGCCCTGCAAACCGATCCGGCAGCCATCAAGCATCTACGTGATGCATGGGAGTTTGGTCGGAAAAAGCTGGTCACCCTAGATCCCGCTATGACTGTCGGCGTTACGAAGCGTACCGGCCTTTCGGAATCGGAGCTTAGAACGGCCCTAAAAGATATTGCATTTCCCAATGTCAAAGAGTCTGAGGCGCTAATCCTGGGAGCCGATCAACGGCTGGCCGAGACTTCACTAAAGCTCTGGCAAATCATGCAAAGCTATGGGATTGCCCCCTCTGGAGCGCCCACCCCAAAGATTTCAGGGGAGGTGCGCCGATGA
- a CDS encoding BLUF domain-containing protein: MNSDLYCLIYTSSAWNDMQAEDIRALASRSSANNKSKNISGVLLYHDRTFFQILEGPESNVLALYDLIQRDRRHYGAFALYDGVIQRRNFSNWGMAVTDISAFAQDDADLFRSLVDAGPQLGTQSAMTSRIERLISSFRKAVGAEDE, encoded by the coding sequence ATGAATAGCGATCTGTATTGTCTTATTTATACCAGCAGCGCCTGGAACGATATGCAGGCAGAGGACATCCGCGCGCTCGCAAGTCGATCATCTGCCAATAATAAGTCAAAAAATATTAGTGGTGTATTGCTGTATCATGACCGAACATTTTTCCAAATTTTGGAAGGTCCAGAGAGTAATGTTCTTGCTCTTTATGACTTAATTCAAAGAGATAGGCGGCATTATGGGGCGTTTGCACTCTATGACGGGGTGATACAGCGTAGAAATTTTTCCAATTGGGGAATGGCCGTGACGGACATCAGCGCCTTTGCACAAGATGACGCAGATCTATTCCGCTCACTCGTTGATGCTGGACCGCAACTTGGAACGCAATCGGCAATGACCTCTCGGATTGAGCGTCTTATTTCGTCATTCAGAAAGGCTGTCGGCGCGGAAGATGAGTGA